The DNA window ACCACCGCCGCCGCGCCGGCGATGTCGGCCTGGCCGGTCAGCAGCAGGCGCGTCGTGTCGGGGGCGAGCTTGCGCGCCCGGGTCAGGAACTGCGCGCCGTTCATGAACGGCATCTGGTAGTCCGACACGATGGCGGCGAACGGTTCGGTGGCCGCCGCCAGCTTCTCGATGCCCTCGGCGCCGCCCGGCGCCGTCTCGACGTCGAAGGTCGCACGCAGGACGCGTTCGAGGCTGCGCAGCAGGTGCTCGTCGTCGTCGACGAGCAGGACGCGGGGCTTCATGCTGCGGCCTCGAGGGGGATGCGCACGTCGAACTTCGTGCCGGTCAGCGGATCGCTCTCGAAGCTGATCGAGCCGCGGTGGCGATCATGGATGAGCGAGTACGCAAGAGCCAGGCCCTGCCCGGTCCCCACACCGACTTCTTTGGTGGTGAAGAACGGCTCGAAGATGCGATTCGCGATGCTGGGCGGGATCCCTGCGCCGGTGTCGCACACTTCGATCACACAGTGCGGGCCTTCGACGCGCGTGCGCACGGTGATACGCCCCTTCTTGCGGGTGCGCTTGGTCACGTCGCCCACCGCGTGGGCGGCGTTGACGATGAGGTTCAGCAGCACCTGATTCACGTCGCCGATGTGGCACATGACCGGCGGAAGCTTTTCGTCGAGGTCGAGGCTGACGACGGCGACGTGCTTCACCTCGCTGTAGGCCACGGCCATCGCGTTGCGCACGGCCTCGTTGATGTCGGCCGGCGCCATGACGTCGGCGCCGGCGTGGCCGAACGACTTCATGGCGCGCACGATGGTGGCGACGCGCTCGACGCCGTCCAACGCCTCCTCGATGGCGACGGGGATCTCGGCGAGCAACGCTTCGGCGCCGTCGCCCTGCACGAGCGGCTTGAGCT is part of the Acidimicrobiales bacterium genome and encodes:
- a CDS encoding ATP-binding protein encodes the protein MLRRSSRTRDNDEIDALERALRDREAELVANAARFRSLVENSSDMTLVVDEAGNISFVSPASRCVLGMDEADLEGTDVMDLVHPDEREHVAAALAVRQSVECRMRHADHTWRGVDVLVVDLRKDPTVAGLVLHIRDVTDRRRLEAELRHAQKLESIGQLASGVAHEINTPIQYVGNNLQFLLGAFEELKPLVQGDGAEALLAEIPVAIEEALDGVERVATIVRAMKSFGHAGADVMAPADINEAVRNAMAVAYSEVKHVAVVSLDLDEKLPPVMCHIGDVNQVLLNLIVNAAHAVGDVTKRTRKKGRITVRTRVEGPHCVIEVCDTGAGIPPSIANRIFEPFFTTKEVGVGTGQGLALAYSLIHDRHRGSISFESDPLTGTKFDVRIPLEAAA